CGGACCGTCCTCGATCACGACGTCGGCGACGGCGCGCAGCGCGTCGTCCTTCGGGCGGAACGCGACGCCGAAGCCGGCGGCGCGCAGCGCGGCGAGATCGTTCCAGTGGTCGCCGACGAAGGCGCACTCGGTCGGGGCGAGCCCCCATTCCCGGGCCGCGTCGGCGAG
The bacterium genome window above contains:
- a CDS encoding HAD hydrolase family protein, translated to DVVFDRVFSNKIFFDEQGAIAGWRATPYDVDGKARALADAAREWGLAPTECAFVGDHWNDLAALRAAGFGVAFRPKDDALRAVADVVIEDGPLTGLLEFFPEAEG